The Mercurialis annua linkage group LG2, ddMerAnnu1.2, whole genome shotgun sequence genome contains a region encoding:
- the LOC126667814 gene encoding uncharacterized protein LOC126667814, with translation MQSNKSSSSPSSKSRSRKKHKRLDAICERVYNQNHNRNGESESAAAASLELRRSSRARRAPVVLDVSPPPAKKRKKKANSVVNLSGGGVGRYSNSYRSSGGSLKSAGKNEDDDVEGSDKLGFLNDASSEGWTWRSRLRLRSRNRDMNRNVNVERGESSTHRKRKLLYDDDKEVDVVGSEEEEEEEEEGEVEEEEEEEEEEEGEAEEEEEFDDDDKLVVVKLKRLGKLKSLNGIGNEMSNDEVRVREKDEIELVEDKVEQGGMLDLGGEKDEENDVEVLQNKIDDSVPVLVDCENGEEVVDVDVEKEDKERLDGFEVEKNGDEYDNVEKVEQSDRELDEVESMMDVDKKADIVEVDETWMNEVHDPNKEVDDVQVDDTLMNEVKDLDKSGGDVEVGETRMNVVDGPNKEGDVEIDETLMKEADDPHKERRVGAKGSPKEVGKDAKTDKLKHDPLTLGRPRVKQGRWCGLCGCANDGKPPKRLMQDANDSDIGAYSGSSASEEPNYDLWDGFGDEPGWLGRLLGPINDRHGIAGIWVHQHCAVWSPEVYFAGLGCLKNVRAALCRGRVLKCTRCGRPGATIGCRVDRCPKTYHLPCARANGCIFDHRKFLIACTDHRHLFQPYGNQYLMRIKKLKARKLRHEVRKRSNDTLRKDIEAEEKWLENCGEDEEFLKRESKRLHRDLLRIAPVYIGGSDSENVKLFEGWESVAGLKDVIQCMKEVVILPLLYPEFFSNLGITPPRGILLHGYPGTGKTLVVRALIGSCARGDKRIAYFARKGADCLGKYVGDSERQLRLLFQVAEKCQPSIIFFDEIDGLAPCRSRRQDQTHSSVVSTLLALMDGLKSRGSVVVIGATNRPEAVDPALRRPGRFDREIYFPLPSVEDRAAILSLHTRRWPKPVTGSLLQWVASRTVGFAGADLQALCTQAVIIALKRNFPLHDMLSAAGGKAPGARRVPLPSITVEERDWLEALACAPPPCSRREAGIAAHDLVASPLPFHLIPCLLYPLSKLLVSLCLDERLWLPPPLSKAAVMVKSVIISNLEKKNLPNNQWWFHADNLLEEAEVAEEIQKRLSGLLIEEDSYACSYGSADEKNDYGMKFEPSVHDRGMNTSLSRSISLASKKKSGYRLLVAGDARSGQRHVASCVLQCFLGNVEVQKVDLATISQEGHGDIVQGITGLLMKFGSLQSLVIFMPRIDLWAMEASHQVTEERNTSSIDQPSEATECSSTPIQDIGKENVSEKKESCSTSIDGIEKNDESFEDQCDESEMQLPQSAILTASHAWCSFVEQVEYISVSTSLIILATSELPFLELPQEIKQFFASPISNSSKLTTVEYAIPRFLVHIRKDFNRDMVISLAAAKLLRDIIQLRVLLLHQKAHIRTSSVDYKFWDSNQACCDTGCHNKNNGSEEVSHDHSKVAPPPSNRSLKGKSNLLLAISTFGNQILRFPHFAELCWVTSKLKKGPCVDVSGPWKGWPFNSCIIRPGTLDTIPATCSAGNIKSKDRYGLVRGLVAVGLSAYRGVYKSLREVSFEVRQVLELLVEQVNEKIRAGKDRHQYIRLLSQVAYLEDMVNSWAHALQSLEVDKLIKVTNAIHISPEFQSNHASLDDLIQNEQCKGIASNKSANGSECLQSCSVKFVPQHVELNEVENIIDHSSCDDRNVLSEEFSAQQIVHCDHTNSDKNIQNSTCDNQLIDSNADEQNGTTLGQCELENPNTVSVGAGLDNGFLKHSNEFAAVTEVIHYENGFSGSTKQCTNKSSGLMESCEQIEGVAAMDKEAKCMDNQPNCDELLGDAHCSSVKDTSHCADSGVVCSYICCSGCLSILQRIIQKILVHKWELNNSYWTADDVHDVVSSLSMDLLSAVRKVDVGGNSYNENLRYGNPELFSEFTELQSCHCQSSDSATECSCHSLERCATTKASGSLDMQSGMELEYNFRDGILIPVDSNKNVSFHCKYETFCLCSTIKSVVMMMQPSD, from the exons ATGcaatcgaacaaatcatcatcTTCTCCATCATCCAAGTCCAGGTCTCGCAAGAAACACAAAAGACTCGATGCTATTTGTGAGAGggtttataatcaaaatcataatcGTAATGGTGAGTCTGAGTCAGCCGCAGCAGCCTCTTTGGAGCTACGTCGTAGCTCACGAGCACGGCGAGCTCCGGTTGTGTTAGATGTATCGCCTCCGCCTGCGAAAAAGCGGAAGAAAAAGGCGAACAGTGTTGTTAATTTGAGCGGCGGTGGTGTTGGTAGATATagtaatagttatagaagtaGTGGTGGTAGTTTAAAGAGTGCTGGTAAGAATGAGGATGATGATGTTGAGGGAAGTGATAAATTAGGGTTTCTGAATGATGCATCATCGGAAGGATGGACTTGGAGATCGAGATTGAGACTGAGATCAAGGAATAGAGATATGAATAGGAATGTGAACGTAGAGAGAGGTGAAAGTAGTACGCATCGGAAACGGAAGCTTCTTTATGATGATGATAAAGAAGTAGACGTGGTGGGAAgtgaggaggaggaggaggaggaggaagaaGGAGAAgtagaggaggaggaggaagaggaagaggaagaggaagggGAAgcagaggaggaggaggagttTGATGATGATGACAAGTTGGTGGTTGTGAAATTGAAGAGGCTGGGGAAGTTGAAATCGTTAAATGGTATAGGGAATGAAATGAGTAATGATGAAGTTCGTGTGAGGGAAAAGGATGAGATTGAGCTGGTGGAGGATAAGGTAGAGCAGGGTGGAATGTTGGATTTGGGTGGTGAAAAGGACGAGGAAAATGACGTGGAGGTTCTGCAGAATAAGATTGATGATAGTGTGCCGGTTTTAGTTGATTGCGAAAATGGTGAGGAAGTCGTTGATGTTGATGTTGAGAAAGAGGACAAAGAGAGATTGGATGGTTTCGAAGTGGAGAAGAATGGTGATGAATATGACAATGTTGAAAAAGTGGAGCAGAGTGATAGAGAATTGGATGAGGTGGAGAGTATGATGGATGTGGATAAGAAAGCAGACATTGTTGAAGTTGATGAAACTTGGATGAATGAGGTGCATGATCCTAATAAGGAAGTAGATGATGTTCAAGTCGATGATACTTTGATGAATGAAGTAAAGGATCTTGATAAGTCAGGCGGTGATGTTGAAGTTGGTGAGACTCGGATGAATGTGGTGGATGGACCTAACAAGGAAGGAGATGTTGAAATTGATGAAACTCTGATGAAGGAGGCGGATGATCCTCATAAGGAAAGGAGAGTTGGGGCAAAGGGAAGTCCCAAGGAAGTTGGCAAAGATGCGAAGACAGACAAGTTAAAGCATGATCCCCTTACACTTGGTAGGCCGCGAGTTAAACAGGGGCGATGGTGTGGTTTGTGTGGGTGTGCTAATGATGGTAAGCCACCAAAAAGGTTGATGCAAGATGCTAATGACAGTGATATTGGGGCATATAGTGGTTCATCAGCTTCAGAGGAGCCAAACTATGACTTATGGGATGGGTTTGGTGATGAACCTGGATGGCTTGGCCGCTTATTGGGTCCTATAAATGACCGTCATGGTATTGCCGGAATCTGGGTTCATCAACACTGTGCTGTATGGAGTCCAGAG GTTTATTTTGCTGGTTTGGGTTGCTTAAAAAATGTAAGGGCTGCACTTTGTAGGGGAAGAGTATTAAAATGCACGCGATGTGGAAGACCAGGTGCAACTATCGGATGTCGTGTCGACCGATGTCCAAAAACTTACCATTTg CCTTGTGCCCGAGCTAATGGTTGCATTTTTGACCATCGAAAATTTCTTATAGCATGCACGGATCATCGACACCTGTTCCAACCTTATGGTAATCAATATTTAATGCGGATAAAGAAATTGAAAGCCAGGAAATTGAGACATGAAGTAAGAAAGCGATCAAATGATACTTTGAGAAAGGATATTGAAGCCGAAGAAAAATGGTTGGAGAATTGTGGGGAGGATGAAGAGTTTCTGAAACGTGAGAGCAAGAGGCTTCACCGTGATTTGCTGAGAATTGCACCTGTGTATATTGGAGGCTCTGATTCTGAGAATGTAAAACTATTTGAGGGATGGGAATCTGTTGCTGGGCTTAAGGATGTAATACAGTGTATGAAGGAAGTAGTTATTTTACCGCTTTTATATCCTGAGTTCTTCAGTAACCTAGGGATTACCCCTCCTAGAGGTATTCTTCTGCATGGCTATCCTGGAACAGGTAAAACTCTTGTGGTTCGAGCCTTGATTGGTTCATGTGCTCGTGGTGATAAGCGGATTGCGTATTTTGCTCGTAAAGGTGCAGACTGCTTGGGGAAATATGTTGGTGATTCAGAGCGGCAGCTAAGACTCTTGTTTCAAGTTGCAGAGAAATGCCAGCCttctataatattttttgacGAAATAGACGGCTTAGCACCTTGTCGCTCAAGGCGCCAAGATCAGACTCACAGCTCTGTTGTCTCCACATTGCTTGCTTTGATGGATGGCTTAAAATCTCGAGGTTCAGTGGTGGTGATTGGAGCAACAAATCGGCCTGAGGCTGTTGATCCAGCATTGCGTAGGCCTGGGAGATTCGATAGGGAAATTTACTTTCCACTGCCATCAGTTGAGGACAGGGCAGCCATACTTTCACTTCATACGCGGAGGTGGCCGAAACCAGTAACTGGATCTTTACTGCAGTGGGTTGCAAGTAGAACTGTTGGTTTTGCCGGTGCTGATCTACAGGCTCTTTGCACACAGGCTGTCATTATTGCTCTGAAGAGGAATTTCCCTTTGCATGACATGTTATCTGCTGCTGGAGGGAAAGCTCCTGGTGCTAGACGTGTTCCTCTTCCATCTATTACAGTGGAAGAGAGAGATTGGTTAGAAGCTTTAGCTTGTGCTCCACCTCCCTGCTCTCGTAGAGAAGCAGGAATTGCTGCTCATGATTTGGTAGCCTCTCCTCTTCCTTTTCACCTTATTCCATGTTTGCTCTATCCATTATCCAAGCTGCTTGTTTCCCTCTGTCTTGATGAACGTCTCTGGCTTCCTCCTCCTCTTTCTAAAGCTGCCGTGATGGTTAAAAGTGTGATTATTTCCAATTTAGAGAAGAAGAATCTCCCTAACAATCAATGGTGGTTCCATGCTGATAATCTTCTTGAAGAAGCCGAAGTTGCTGAGGAAATTCAGAAAAGGCTTTCTGGTTTATTAATTGAAGAGGATAGCTATGCTTGTTCTTATGGCTCTGCTGATGAAAAGAATGATTATGGTATGAAGTTTGAGCCTTCTGTGCATGATAGGGGAATGAATACCAGCCTGTCCAGAAGTATATCTCTTGCATCAAAAAAGAAATCAGGATACCGATTATTGGTTGCTGGGGATGCGAGATCTGGACAGAGGCATGTCGCTTCTTGCGTGCTTCAATGTTTTCTTGGGAATGTTGAAGTTCAGAAGGTTGATCTTGCTACAATTTCGCAAGAAGGGCATGGCGATATAGTCCAAGGGATTACAGGCTTATTAA TGAAATTTGGTAGCTTACAATCATTGGTGATATTCATGCCAAGAATTGATTTGTGGGCTATGGAGGCTTCTCATCAAGTTACTGAGGAGAGGAATACATCTTCAATTGACCAACCTTCTGAGGCAACAGAATGTAGTTCGACACCTATTCAAGATATTGGAAAGGAAAATGTGTCTGAGAAGAAAGAATCTTGTTCCACATCTATTGATGGCATTGAAAAGAATGACGAGTCCTTTGAAGATCAATGCGACGAATCTGAAATGCAATTGCCTCAAAGTGCCATCCTAACTGCTTCACATGCCTGGTGCTCATTTGTGGAGCAGGTGGAATATATATCTGTATCAACATCCTTGATCATTCTG GCTACGTCAGAACTTCCATTCCTGGAACTCCCACAAGAAATAAAGCAATTCTTTGCAAGTCCCATCTCAAATAGCAGTAAGTTGACTACTGTGGAGTATGCAATACCTCGATTCTTGGTGCATATTAGAAAGGATTTTAACCGTGATATGGTCATCAGTCTTGCTGCTGCTAAGTTATTGAGGGATATAATACAGCTCCGTGTTTTATTACTTCATCAAAAAGCACATATCCGTACTTCATCTGTTGACTACAAATTTTGGGATTCTAATCAAGCATGTTGCGACACAGGATGCCATAATAAGAATAATGGCTCTGAAGAAGTCTCTCATGATCATTCAAAAGTTGCACCACCACCAagtaatagaagtttaaaaggAAAATCAAACTTGCTATTAGCGATATCCACATTCGGCAATCAGATTCTTAGATTTCCTCATTTTGCTGAACTGTGTTGGGTCACATCAAAACTGAAAAAAGGACCTTGTGTCGATGTGAGTGGACCTTGGAAGGGCTGGCCTTTCAATTCATGCATTATTCGACCGGGTACTCTGGATACAATACCAGCTACTTGTAGTGCGGGAAATATTAAAAGCAAAGACAGGTATGGCTTAGTCAGAGGTTTAGTTGCTGTGGGTTTGTCAGCATACAGAGGTGTATACAAGTCGCTTAGAGAGGTCTCCTTTGAGGTAAGGCAAGTTCTTGAGCTTCTTGTTGAACAAGTGAATGAAAAGATTCGGGCTGGGAAAGATCGACATCAGTACATTCGTCTCTTATCACAAGTTGCTTATCTGGAAGACATGGTTAATAGCTGGGCACATGCATTGCAGAG tttaGAAGTCGACAAGCTAATCAAAGTGACAAATGCTATTCACATTTCCCCCGAGTTTCAAAGCAATCATGCTTCTCTagatgatttaatccaaaatgAGCAATGCAAAGGAATTGCATCAAATAAAAGTGCCAATGGATCTGAATGTTTGCAAAGCTGTTCTGTGAAATTTGTTCCTCAACATGTCGAATTGAATGAAGTTGAAAATATTATTGACCATTCCAGTTGTGATGATAGAAATGTTCTTTCAGAAGAATTTTCTGCACAGCAGATTGTCCATTGCGACCATACCAACTcagataaaaatattcaaaactcAACATGTGATAACCAGTTGATTGATAGTAATGCAGATGAACAGAATGGAACTACTCTCGGACAATGTGAGCTGGAAAATCCAAATACTGTTTCAGTTGGCGCTGGACTGGACAATGGATTCTTGAAACATTCTAATGAATTTGCTGCAGTCACAGAAGTTATCCATTATGAAAATGGTTTCTCTGGCTCAACTAAACAATGTACCAACAAGTCATCTGGCCTCATGGAATCCTGCGAACAGATCGAGGGAGTGGCTGCAATGGACAAGGAAGCTAAATGCATGGATAATCAACCCAATTGTGATGAGCTTCTAGGAGATGCACACTGTTCTTCGGTCAAAGATACCAGTCATTGTGCTGATTCCGGGGTTGTGTGTTCTTACATCTGTTGCTCTGGATGCCTTTCCATTCTTCAAAGAATTATTCAGAAAATCCTTGTTCATAAGTGGGAATTAAACAATAGCTATTGGACAGCAGATGATGTTCATGATGTTGTTTCATCATTGTCTATGGATCTTCTATCAGCAGTCAGAAAAGTTGACGTTGGAGGTAATTCATATAATGAAAATCTGAGATACGGGAATCCTGAACTTTTTTCTGAATTTACAGAGTTGCAAAGTTGTCACTGCCAAAGCTCAGATTCGGCAACAGAGTGTAGTTGCCACTCTTTGGAAAGGTGTGCAACTACAAAAGCAAGTGGCTCCCTAGATATGCAGTCGGGTATGGAACTGGAATATAATTTCAGAGATGGCATCTTGATTCCTGTAGATTCTAACAAAAATGTTTCTTTCCATTGTAAATACGAGACTTTTTGCCTTTGTTCTACTATAAAGTCAGTAGTAATGATGATGCAGCCTTCTGATTGA
- the LOC126668261 gene encoding uncharacterized protein LOC126668261, which yields MGRTAKLTKDIIDYYQYDGESLYETWERFKDLQRHVPHHRLVREHVLQIFYNGLGEITRSTIDLASGGSLKQKTLDKANELIEKLAMVSSNWSSERRRPPAQKALMKLDQSKEFEAMKAMNASLQSQVDALKKQVTPQNAPVAYVQVGCEHCGDFNHGSSDCYATGQAWSEQVNYVEGQRQENDPYSNTYNSGWRNHPNFGWRNQEGQGNAQGSNQAGPSFQGGNRPPQQQGNYHHNQGHGNNSGARPQHPPGFQPQRNMDEGNTFAKLMKELREMKQLQKNQVTTNQMLETQISQLDINLQGRPQGGLPSTTENNPREHVKAVEPRTRSSQELPKECEEVVIEVEEPYVRPPPPPPLADALREMLQYGKFLKDIITNKRSWDSGATVSIPEVCSSIILNDLPAKLKDTGSFSIPCTIRNMSSINCLCDLGASINLMPLTLFRTLCGDQTVKSTSMVLQLADHSLKRPFGIVEDVLVKTRYNERDVNFHEVSKVTFHSDELDNEYSDEDELNTETLITNVGVTPPSSQVPPQVEMKPLPPHLRYTFVGENETLPIIISDKLSKDQERRVVQVVKEHVLAIGWQISDIRGISPQIVMHKIHLEDESKKSTQR from the exons ATGGGGAGAACCGCAAAGTTGACCAAGGACATCATTGACTATTATCAATATGATGGGGAATCTCTTTATGAAACTTGGGAGAGGTTCAAAGATCTCCAAAGACATGTCCCTCATCATCGCCTTGTAAGGGAGCATGTGCTTCAAATATTCTATAATGGCTTGGGTGAGATTACAAGGTCTACCATTGATTTGGCATCGGGAGGTTCTTTGAAGCAAAAGACGCTTGATAAAGCTAATGAATTGATTGAGAAGTTGGCGATGGTTAGTAGCAATTGGTCCTCGGAAAGAAGAAGACCACCGGCTCAAAAGGCATTAATGAAACTTGACCAATCAAAAGAGTTTGAAGCTATGAAGGCCATGAATGCCTCTTTGCAAAGCCAAGTCGATGCCTTGAAGAAGCAAGTGACCCCCCAGAACGCTCCGGTGGCATATGTACAAGTGGGATGCGAACATTGTGGGGACTTCAATCATGGTAGTAGTGATTGTTATGCCACGGGTCAAGCATGGAGTGAACAAGTGAACTATGTGGAAGGTCAAAGGCAAGAAAATGATCCTTACTCGAATACTTATAATTCCGGATGGAGGAACCATCCTAACTTTGGGTGGAGAAACCAAGAGGGccaaggcaatgctcaagggtcTAATCAAGCGGGTCCAAGCTTCCAAGGTGGAAATAGACCTCCACAACAACAAGGAAATTACCATCATAATCAAGGTCATGGCAACAATTCAGGTGCTAGACCTCAACATCCCCCCGGTTTTCAACCTCAAAGAAATATGGATGAAGGGAATACATTTGCCAAGTTGATGAAGGAGCTAAGAGAGATGAAGCAACTTCAAAAGAACCAAGTCACCactaatcaaatgcttgaaaCTCAAATCTCACAACTTGATATCAATCTTCAAGGTAGACCTCAAGGGGGATTGCCATCCACTACGGAGAATAACCCTAGAGAACATGTCAAGGCGGTAGAGCCCCGAA CAAGATCAAGTCAAGAGTTACCAAAGGAATGTGAGGAAGTGGTtatcgaggttgaagagccTTATGTTaggccgccgccgccgccacc cttggcggatgcactccGAGAGATGCTGCAATATGGCAAGTTCTTGAAGGATATCATTACCAACAAACGGAGTTGGGATAGTGGCGCAACGGTTTCCATTCCGGAAGTGTGTAGCTCAATCATCTTGAATGATCTACCGGCTAAGTTGAAGGAcacagggagtttttctataccttgcactataaGAAATATGAGTTCTATAAATTGCCTATGTGATCTTGGTGCTAGCATTAATCTTATGCCTTTAACTCTTTTCAGGACACTATGTGGAGACCAAACTGTGAAAagcacctcgatggtactccaacTAGCGGATCATTCGTTGAAAAGGCCGTTTGGGATTGTTGAGGATGTGCTTGTCAAG ACAAGGTATAACGAGAGGGATGTGAACTTTCATGAGGTTTCCAAGGTGACGTTCCATTCCGATGAGCTTGACAATGAATATTCCGACGAAGATGAACTCAACACCGAAACTTTGATCACGAATGTGGGGGTTACACCTCCATCCTCTCAAGTACCACCCCAAGTGGAGATGAAACCACTTCCACCTCATCTCCGGTACACCTTTGTTGGGGAGAATGAGACCTTGCCGATCATCATCTCCGATAAGCTTTCGAAAGATCAAGAGAGAAGAGTGGTCCAAGTAGTGAAGGAGCATGTGTTAGCTATAgggtggcaaatctccgacattcgaggCATAAGTCCacaaattgtgatgcataagattCATCTTGAagacgagtcaaagaagtcAACTCAAAGGTAA